Part of the Aquicella lusitana genome is shown below.
GATGCCTGTTCAGGTGTAAGCGCGCCCGCCTGCACAGCCTTTTTCAATTCTTCTGCATAAACCGATGCAGGCGCATTGTTTCCTTGTAGATCACTTAATTTTTGCGACATTTCTCTTAAATGTTTTACAGCTTCATAGTCACCAATTTTAAGCTTGGCGATCTCAGGCGTAATTTTTTTCTCTTGCACCAGCTGATTAATTACACCTTTATATTGTTCAAGCGGAATGTTTTTCTGGATGAGCGCGGTCAATTGCGCGCCAACCGCTTGCGACATCTTTCCTTCTCTCATCAAATCATTGATCTCACCATACGCGGCGGCTTCCGCCTGCTGCAGCATTTGGTTAATGGATCCGGTAGGACCAATCTCCGCCTTTTGGCTTTTGTATTCGTCTAAGATCGCCTTCGCCACCACGGGTGTCAGTTTGCCTTGTGACACGTTTTGCTGCAGCGCCCTTGTGTAGGTATCTACCGGCACCATGCGGTTTTCCAGATCAATCAATTCCTTTTCCACATCCGGTGTAATTTTTCCTTCACGCGCCATTTTTTGTAAGGATGCAATGCTTTTCATTACAATTTCTTTCGCACGCTGTTGGGTATACTGTGCAAGCAACTGTTGGGCAACAGCAGGGGAAATCTTTCCCTGGCGGACCATTTCCTGCAGCATGGCGGCATATTCAGCCGGCGACATTTTCTTTTTTTGTGCATCCAGAAGCTGGTTTGCGCTATCGATAGGTAATTGACCCGATTTGATCAAGCTATCCATTGTATCCGCACTTTGCTTCAACAGTCTGTTTGCATGCTGCTTCTTATACTGCTCAAGCAATTGTCGTGCTTGTTCGGGTGTTAATTTTCCTTCCCGCACCAGTCGATCCAGCTCAGCGGCATATTCATCCACTGATGCATTTTTATCCGCCAGCTGCTGTAAAGCACTAGCAACCTCCGGCGTCACCTCTCCCTTGCCAACCCAGTTATCCAGTGTATTTTTTACATTCGCTTCTTCTTCGTAACAAATAACACATTGACTGGTCGCTGCCTGAGGCTGCTGGGCAATACTAATCATAGTAGGAACGGCACTGGTCCCGGTAATTTGTGCTTGTCGCGCACGTTGGGCACTTGCCTCTTCCACGGCGCGCTGGTATTCAGGTGTGATCGCTCCACCGGGTACAGACTGCAACCCAGGAGGCGCAGAAGCAATACGGGAAGGTCCGGCCGCTTCCTCACCGCCGCCCAAAAAAAGTGATGCCACATAAAAAAGCAGAGCAATCGCCACGACACCCGCAAGCAGAAAGAAGACACGGGCTCGAGCATTGAGGCGATTAAAAAAATTAAATTTCGAAAAATCAAAAGCCATTAGAATCCCTCAATTTTAAGTTCAGCTGGCTCTCCATAACGTGATACTAAAACAGAAGAGGTTCTCGGGAGTTCGTATGCCTTCATCCCATCCGGACTGGTCATGGTGCCAATCCATCCCGGAGAGAGTAAGGTAAAACGGGTTCGAAGATACATTTTTTCTCCCAGCAACCATGCTTGCGCATCTGCGCCGCGAACGGCCAAAGGTTTGCTCCCTGCCGGCGCAATTCCATCCAGCACACCCAACAGCAACTGACTTGCACTACCCGGCAAAGTGGTTCCGATCGGAACATCTTTTGTATTAGGGCCGATACCTGACACATGCAAGTCAACCCGATAGTCCACCACGCGCTGTCCCGTCACAATCTCGAGGGTAATAGGCGTAGGAAGTCCCACCAGCCTAACCACAATATCGCCGTAACTATAAGGTGAGACAGCCTGCAAGAGGATAATATTGCTCTTGCCATCCCATTGAACGTTCACGGATTTAGGGCTGCCAATATCGAAAGCCGCGATAGGCCAGGGTGCACCGGTGGAATCTACGAATACCAAAGAAGAAACATAGCCTTGTGCCAAGCGAATAGCAGGCGGCGTGGTTCCGGGTGCCAAATTAATCATCAATGTAGTTGATACCGGCTTGGGTGGAATGTGGGGGGGCACGGCTGCCGCACGTTGGGCAGTATCAATTTGCTGACGCAGCCTGACCACCTGCTGCGGTGAAAGCGGCATATTTTGCTGCAGCATGGTATTAAAAGCAGTCGCTGCATCCGGATTAGGCGGG
Proteins encoded:
- a CDS encoding TrbI/VirB10 family protein — translated: MAFDFSKFNFFNRLNARARVFFLLAGVVAIALLFYVASLFLGGGEEAAGPSRIASAPPGLQSVPGGAITPEYQRAVEEASAQRARQAQITGTSAVPTMISIAQQPQAATSQCVICYEEEANVKNTLDNWVGKGEVTPEVASALQQLADKNASVDEYAAELDRLVREGKLTPEQARQLLEQYKKQHANRLLKQSADTMDSLIKSGQLPIDSANQLLDAQKKKMSPAEYAAMLQEMVRQGKISPAVAQQLLAQYTQQRAKEIVMKSIASLQKMAREGKITPDVEKELIDLENRMVPVDTYTRALQQNVSQGKLTPVVAKAILDEYKSQKAEIGPTGSINQMLQQAEAAAYGEINDLMREGKMSQAVGAQLTALIQKNIPLEQYKGVINQLVQEKKITPEIAKLKIGDYEAVKHLREMSQKLSDLQGNNAPASVYAEELKKAVQAGALTPEQASQLMQEYAAMTATPAAAAAGPTTEEFARLQQRVQQADVVAAPAAAETDFAVAQARAEEEAAQDRQARIQALMTAMTGQAQQLIASWQPPVMAHTEGAGEDGNGKDENGKALERKAAGAAGAAAAAGEAGPATPPLIKAGTILFAVLDTAINSDYPDSPVMATIVDGKYKGAKLLGKIVTTKGVSGQLDRVSLNFTMMNMDDWTTSKTVTAYAIDPDTARTVMASEVDYHYLQRFGAMMATSFLQGYASAITNAGTSTTGIFGTSTTHPELSPSQKLAVALGQMGQTLGEATQNYINRPPTVRVDSGVGLGILFMADVS
- a CDS encoding DotH/IcmK family type IV secretion protein, whose translation is MAKITGLLIIIFFQALMLPVFAQQDMPPAQTPPPGQFSSSQFEQWLQNNAPSTPPPAPAANANPFETNQLPPSNIPSPPPGPLSYEQSQQVMLNSVPPTSIPPNPDAATAFNTMLQQNMPLSPQQVVRLRQQIDTAQRAAAVPPHIPPKPVSTTLMINLAPGTTPPAIRLAQGYVSSLVFVDSTGAPWPIAAFDIGSPKSVNVQWDGKSNIILLQAVSPYSYGDIVVRLVGLPTPITLEIVTGQRVVDYRVDLHVSGIGPNTKDVPIGTTLPGSASQLLLGVLDGIAPAGSKPLAVRGADAQAWLLGEKMYLRTRFTLLSPGWIGTMTSPDGMKAYELPRTSSVLVSRYGEPAELKIEGF